In Gossypium arboreum isolate Shixiya-1 chromosome 5, ASM2569848v2, whole genome shotgun sequence, a single genomic region encodes these proteins:
- the LOC108453549 gene encoding uncharacterized protein LOC108453549 — translation MDWWHKMIFPVRRLWFVVSSRVKARKNGAGLLKLHDDVQTCGYEDVQVMWEMLRRSESELMAANNNPKRKHRPAFWRVFVWSSNHTSSFSPNHA, via the exons ATGGATTGGTGGCATAAGATGATCTTCCCTGTTCGAAGACTCTGGTTTGTAGTTTCTTCTCGCGTTAAGGCTCGCAAAAATG GAGCCGGGTTGTTGAAGCTTCACGATGATGTACAAACATGTGGATACGAAGATGTGCAGGTGATGTGGGAAATGCTGCGAAGATCGGAATCGGAGCTGATGGCTGCTAACAACAATCCCAAGCGCAAGCACCGCCCAGCTTTCTGGAGAGTTTTCGTTTGGTCTTCTAACCACACTTCATCCTTCTCGCCCAATCATGCCTAA